In Cytobacillus oceanisediminis, the following proteins share a genomic window:
- a CDS encoding MOSC domain-containing protein has translation MLIGHVKEIVRYPVKSFHGESVVKTKVMDYGLYGDRSHAYLDESRPGKYLTITQYPEMVRYKAGFMGEENENLFPPVSITTPDGRRIPWDDEELLKEIEDHSSRKITPVKYSPAHVPEGAIEEENILLVTDASLQKMKEMWGKEKLDFQRFRPNLVISLIKDDPFAEDKWFGKTMKIGSAEIKVKRHCERCMIITVDPESGERDPSLHKKVIRERDNHFGVYSSVKKIGEISAGDEVYLFG, from the coding sequence GTGCTAATAGGACATGTTAAAGAGATTGTCCGCTATCCGGTGAAAAGCTTTCACGGGGAAAGTGTGGTAAAAACAAAGGTAATGGATTATGGACTGTATGGGGATCGCAGCCATGCCTACCTGGATGAATCAAGGCCAGGGAAATATTTAACGATTACTCAGTATCCGGAAATGGTCAGGTATAAAGCAGGGTTTATGGGAGAGGAAAATGAGAACCTATTTCCTCCAGTAAGTATTACTACCCCGGACGGCAGACGGATCCCCTGGGATGATGAAGAATTGTTAAAAGAAATTGAGGACCATTCTTCCAGAAAAATCACTCCAGTGAAATATAGTCCTGCCCATGTACCTGAAGGGGCAATTGAAGAGGAAAATATTCTATTAGTGACAGACGCGTCCCTGCAAAAAATGAAAGAGATGTGGGGCAAAGAGAAGCTGGACTTCCAGCGGTTTCGCCCGAATTTAGTCATTTCCCTGATAAAGGATGATCCTTTTGCTGAGGATAAATGGTTTGGGAAGACAATGAAAATTGGAAGTGCGGAGATTAAAGTTAAGCGGCATTGCGAACGGTGTATGATTATTACTGTAGATCCTGAGAGCGGGGAGAGGGATCCAAGTTTGCATAAAAAGGTTATTAGAGAAAGGGATAATCACTTTGGTGTGTATTCCTCAGTCAAGAAAATAGGTGAAATTTCGGCAGGGGATGAGGTTTACCTTTTTGGTTAA